The Lycium ferocissimum isolate CSIRO_LF1 chromosome 1, AGI_CSIRO_Lferr_CH_V1, whole genome shotgun sequence genome includes a region encoding these proteins:
- the LOC132051879 gene encoding vicilin Cor a 11.0101-like produces MMKARPCLFCLLFLVVVTLALGTIDSDLKRCKHQCKALQQIGEHQRKECYEMCDKYHSEKQRDEEEEPSSFLPYRGREEEEEEYGEQEKENNPFVFEDQHFITGIKTQHGRVRVLPKFTERSKLFKGIENYRFAILEANPQTFVVPNHWDADTVLFVAQGRGTLNLVRRGKRNSFNIRPGDVIRVYAGTTAYLINRDNNENLFIAKLLRSVYTPGQFEHFFGPGGRENPESFYGAFSSEILEAALNTRGDRLQRLFGQEREGVIIRASEEQIRQMSQHEEGGIWPFGGESKGSVNIFKQRPSQSNQYGQFHEVDESHYRQLEDLDISLSFGNITEGGMLGPIYSSRATKIAVVVDGEGYFEMACPHLASKSGRRQRQGSERGRETRIGLGYQKVRSRLRRGMVLIIPAGHPFAAVASTNQNLQIFCFNVNARDNEVVPLAGRNNVVSLLEREAMELGFGLPAREVEQIFRSQQEEFFFQGPGGRQQREERELGRADA; encoded by the exons ATGATGAAAGCAAGACCTTGTCTATTTTGTTTACTCTTTCTTGTGGTTGTAACCTTAGCTTTGGGTACGATAGACTCGGACCTAAAGCGATGCAAGCACCAGTGCAAGGCCTTACAGCAAATTGGTGAGCATCAAAGGAAAGAATGTTATGAAATGTGTGACAAATATCACAGTGAGAAACAACGtgacgaagaagaagaacctTCGTCTTTTCTTCCCTATAGAGGAagagaggaggaggaagaagaatatGGAGAACAAGAGAAGGAAAATAATCCTTTTGTATTTGAGGACCAGCATTTTATTACTGGAATCAAGACACAACATGGCAGGGTTCGAGTTCTTCCAAAGTTCACTGAGAGGTCTAAGCTATTTAAGGGCATTGAGAATTACCGTTTCGCAATTCTTGAAGCAAATCCACAGACCTTTGTTGTCCCTAACCATTGGGATGCTGACACTGTCTTGTTTGTTGCTCAAG GGAGAGGAACCTTGAACTTGGTGCGTAGGGGCAAGAGGAACAGCTTCAATATTCGGCCTGGGGATGTAATCAGGGTTTATGCTGGAACTACTGCTTACTTGATCAACAGGGACAATAATGAAAATCTTTTCATAGCCAAGCTTCTCCGCTCAGTCTACACACCTGGCCAATTTGAG CACTTCTTTGGACCAGGTGGGCGAGAAAATCCAGAATCTTTTTACGGTGCCTTTAGCTCTGAAATACTTGAAGCTGCACTCAAT ACTAGGGGGGATAGACTACAGAGGCTGTTCGGGCAGGAGAGGGAAGGAGTGATTATAAGAGCTTCAGAAGAGCAAATCAGGCAAATGAGCCAGCACGAAGAAGGTGGAATTTGGCCTTTTGGTGGAGAATCAAAGGGCTCAGTCAACATTTTCAAGCAACGGCCGTCGCAATCCAACCAGTATGGACAATTCCATGAAGTGGATGAAAGCCACTACAGGCAGCTAGAGGACCTCgatatttctctttctttcggTAACATCACTGAG GGTGGCATGTTAGGTCCAATATACAGCTCAAGGGCAACAAAGATAGCAGTGGTGGTTGATGGTGAAGGTTACTTTGAGATGGCATGCCCTCACTTGGCGTCCAAGTCGGGTAGACGCCAACGCCAAGGAAGCGAAAGGGGAAGGGAAACGAGAATTGGCTTAGGTTACCAAAAGGTGCGTTCGAGGTTGAGACGTGGGATGGTACTGATCATCCCTGCTGGCCATCCGTTCGCCGCAGTAGCTTCCACCAATCAGAACTTGCAAATCTTTTGCTTCAACGTCAACGCCCGCGACAATGAAGTTGTCCCTCTTGCAG GGAGGAACAATGTAGTGAGTCTACTGGAGAGGGAAGCAATGGAGTTGGGATTTGGGTTACCAGCAAGAGAAGTGGAGCAAATATTCAGGAGCCAACAGGAGGAGTTCTTCTTCCAGGGACCTGGTGGTCGGCAGCAACGAGAGGAGCGGGAGCTTGGCCGAGCCGATGCATGA